One window from the genome of Fulvivirga lutea encodes:
- a CDS encoding ABC transporter permease, whose amino-acid sequence MLQTLSNKINSWFFETNRAERIWLMAKIEFKLKFYENKLGLAWAIIKPVSQIIMYYVVFQILMNQRVPNYVIYLFAGLMLWMFFTEVTSGTVKILKTKKYLYEYTNMAKLEIYLASIISSVIGFILNFIIFIIGAAISGIYPTYHYFYFIFIFINLFILSFGVSLILSNLFLLFKDIEPIWGIVVGFGFFLSPILYRGDLFSAKLPILDYLNPIAGIINNARNILMFEQPPNWDMLLYDTGYAIILFLIGIYILNKYSDRASEYL is encoded by the coding sequence ATGCTGCAAACACTCTCCAATAAGATTAATTCATGGTTTTTTGAAACTAATCGTGCCGAACGTATTTGGCTCATGGCCAAAATTGAATTCAAGCTTAAATTTTATGAGAATAAATTAGGTTTAGCTTGGGCTATTATTAAACCCGTTTCACAAATTATAATGTACTATGTGGTTTTTCAAATTTTAATGAACCAGCGAGTGCCAAACTATGTAATTTATCTTTTTGCCGGATTAATGCTGTGGATGTTTTTTACTGAGGTAACCAGTGGCACTGTGAAAATTTTGAAAACCAAAAAATACTTATACGAATACACTAATATGGCCAAGCTTGAGATATATTTGGCGTCAATTATAAGTTCCGTCATTGGTTTCATTCTCAATTTCATAATTTTTATTATTGGTGCAGCTATCTCCGGTATATATCCAACCTATCACTACTTTTATTTCATTTTTATATTCATTAATCTCTTTATCCTTAGTTTTGGCGTATCTCTAATATTGTCTAACCTTTTCTTGCTTTTTAAAGACATTGAGCCAATTTGGGGTATTGTAGTTGGTTTTGGGTTCTTTCTATCTCCTATACTATATCGAGGTGATTTATTTTCAGCAAAATTGCCTATACTGGATTATTTAAACCCAATTGCTGGAATCATTAATAATGCAAGAAATATATTAATGTTTGAACAACCTCCAAATTGGGATATGCTACTTTATGATACGGGTTACGCTATCATTTTATTCTTAATAGGGATTTATATTTTGAATAAATATTCCGATAGAGCCTCAGAGTATTTGTAA
- a CDS encoding undecaprenyl-phosphate glucose phosphotransferase — translation MQHRYSKYIDIIVFIVDALLLNISFIIAYKFSFGTAQGLFTYPYSNILLFTNITWVALSFLGKPFRISRISKLSEILRTIVRFIVVQLFSISAVLVFINQLTYSRQQLITTYVVFPILILIWRVIFIYSIRLYRKFGYNYRNVVVVGYGDISEELQKFFRLHPEFGFRFLGFFDNGSHNKIQGKIEDLKYFVRTNRVDEIYCCLPYVKYSAIQNIISFGEKNFIKVKLIADFRGFQNKGLEIESYDSIPILNVTSFPLEFQKNRIVKRAFDILFSLIVIIGVFSWLFPIIAIAIKLDSRGDVFFKQIRSGKSNNDFWCWKFRTMRKNKNADTKQATLGDERVTRVGAFLRKTSLDELPQFFNVLMGSMSVVGPRPHMLHHTKEYSKKVERFMARHFVKPGITGLAQAKGYRGETPDVSFMKNRVKFDRFYIENWSLFLDLKIIILTILTLVRGDENAY, via the coding sequence ATGCAGCATAGGTATTCGAAATATATAGACATAATCGTATTTATAGTTGATGCGCTATTGCTGAATATTTCATTTATCATAGCCTATAAGTTTAGTTTTGGCACAGCCCAGGGACTATTTACTTATCCATATTCAAATATCCTTTTATTTACTAATATTACTTGGGTAGCACTATCATTTCTTGGCAAGCCCTTCAGAATATCGCGTATTTCAAAATTATCGGAAATACTAAGGACTATAGTAAGATTTATTGTAGTTCAGCTATTCTCAATATCTGCAGTACTTGTTTTCATCAACCAATTAACGTATTCGAGACAGCAATTAATTACAACATATGTTGTATTTCCAATTCTAATACTTATTTGGAGGGTAATTTTTATCTATTCAATCAGACTATATAGAAAGTTTGGATATAATTATAGAAACGTTGTAGTGGTTGGTTATGGTGATATTTCTGAAGAACTCCAGAAATTTTTTAGACTGCATCCAGAGTTTGGATTTCGATTCTTAGGTTTTTTCGACAATGGTTCACATAATAAAATACAAGGAAAAATAGAAGACCTTAAATACTTTGTAAGAACGAATAGAGTTGATGAAATATACTGTTGCTTACCTTATGTGAAATATTCAGCAATTCAGAATATAATCTCCTTTGGAGAAAAAAACTTCATCAAAGTTAAGCTAATAGCAGATTTTAGAGGTTTCCAGAATAAAGGTTTGGAAATTGAAAGTTATGATAGTATTCCTATTCTGAATGTTACTTCCTTTCCATTGGAATTTCAAAAGAATAGAATCGTCAAAAGAGCCTTTGACATTCTTTTCTCTTTAATAGTTATTATCGGAGTCTTTAGTTGGCTATTCCCAATTATTGCCATAGCAATTAAACTGGACTCCAGAGGTGATGTTTTCTTTAAACAGATTAGATCAGGAAAAAGTAATAACGACTTCTGGTGCTGGAAATTCAGAACTATGAGAAAAAATAAGAATGCTGACACCAAGCAGGCTACTTTAGGAGACGAGCGTGTTACAAGAGTAGGTGCATTTTTAAGAAAAACAAGTCTGGATGAACTTCCGCAATTTTTTAACGTTCTTATGGGCTCAATGTCGGTAGTAGGACCTAGACCACATATGCTTCACCATACAAAAGAGTATTCCAAAAAGGTGGAACGTTTTATGGCAAGGCATTTTGTTAAACCGGGAATAACAGGTTTGGCACAGGCTAAAGGTTACAGAGGTGAAACTCCCGATGTTAGCTTTATGAAAAACAGAGTTAAATTTGACAGATTTTATATTGAAAACTGGTCTCTATTTCTAGATTTAAAGATTATAATTTTAACGATTCTTACTCTTGTTAGAGGAGATGAAAACGCCTATTAG
- a CDS encoding ABC transporter ATP-binding protein → MENIDTSKPAISLKNVSKTFILSEKKNGSIKGIIAQILGNGKNKKKLKAVNDISFSIQQGENFGIIGRNGSGKSTLVKIMSGAFIPDKGGEVLRNGTSMLLNLGVGMSHELTARQNIYVSGSALGLKIKEIDQVFDQIIQFAELEEFVDSKIKYFSSGMIQRLSFSIAVNAGADIMFLDEVFAVGDAKFRAKAIKVMEESWINGRTIIMVSHSLSNIKKYCKRALYLKNGKIAFLGDAKEAIELYNQDNQT, encoded by the coding sequence ATGGAAAATATAGATACTTCTAAACCGGCCATATCACTTAAAAATGTATCTAAGACATTCATTCTTAGTGAAAAGAAGAATGGATCTATTAAGGGGATAATAGCACAGATTCTAGGTAATGGTAAAAACAAGAAAAAGTTAAAAGCCGTTAACGATATAAGTTTTTCTATTCAGCAGGGTGAAAATTTTGGTATTATAGGCAGGAACGGATCTGGCAAATCCACTTTAGTTAAAATCATGAGTGGTGCATTCATACCTGATAAAGGAGGTGAAGTTTTGAGAAACGGCACATCTATGCTTCTGAATTTAGGTGTGGGTATGAGCCATGAATTAACTGCAAGGCAAAATATTTATGTGTCGGGATCAGCTTTAGGGTTAAAAATTAAAGAAATAGACCAGGTTTTCGATCAAATCATTCAGTTTGCAGAATTAGAAGAGTTTGTGGATTCTAAAATAAAATACTTCTCTTCCGGTATGATTCAACGCTTATCTTTTTCAATAGCAGTGAATGCCGGTGCAGATATCATGTTTCTAGATGAAGTTTTTGCTGTTGGTGATGCAAAATTTAGAGCCAAGGCAATCAAGGTAATGGAAGAGAGTTGGATTAACGGTCGAACTATAATTATGGTGAGTCATAGTTTATCTAACATTAAAAAGTACTGCAAACGTGCCCTCTATCTCAAAAATGGTAAAATAGCATTCTTAGGTGATGCCAAAGAAGCAATAGAGCTTTATAATCAGGACAATCAGACCTAA
- a CDS encoding glycosyltransferase: MKILHVVEPFSSGIVTFIINITKSQPDNEHVIFHGKRTTNDKIKSVRNRFPKGVKFFVWRNVVRSINPIKDIRAGIELYRFLSSNKFDAIHLHSSKAGFIGRLVGRILGLTNIIYTPNGASFLRQDINYISKRVYSQLELIASKFSGKVVCCGKSESDAFNTIGVKNSYINNGIELTENVNTVINSPLIIGTVGIITEQKNPRLFFEIVEHFKNDKRIFFKWIGDGEKQNIKYDFNNVTITGWLSEQELKDELIQLDLYLSTSLWEGQPFAVIEAMNYGKCLVLNKCVGNIDLVTNEENGYLFETKDEAINVITNLIESPAKIQAMGVNSKKRCESNHNFKTMGDLYNKVYESIAVKN; encoded by the coding sequence ATGAAAATTCTTCATGTAGTAGAGCCATTTTCTTCGGGTATTGTTACCTTCATAATTAATATAACAAAGTCACAGCCAGATAACGAGCATGTTATTTTTCATGGTAAAAGAACAACCAACGATAAAATAAAGTCAGTAAGGAATAGGTTTCCTAAAGGGGTCAAGTTTTTCGTTTGGAGAAATGTAGTTAGATCAATTAATCCCATAAAAGACATAAGAGCGGGAATTGAGCTTTACAGGTTTTTAAGTTCTAACAAATTTGATGCAATCCATTTACATTCTTCCAAAGCCGGTTTTATTGGTAGGTTGGTTGGTAGAATTTTAGGCCTAACGAATATAATTTACACTCCCAATGGAGCATCATTTCTTAGACAAGACATTAATTACATATCAAAGCGAGTCTATTCTCAATTGGAGTTAATAGCTAGTAAATTTTCCGGAAAAGTAGTTTGTTGCGGTAAATCAGAAAGTGATGCATTTAACACAATCGGTGTAAAAAACTCTTATATCAATAATGGTATTGAGCTGACTGAAAACGTTAACACTGTTATTAATAGTCCATTAATTATTGGCACTGTCGGAATAATAACCGAACAAAAGAACCCAAGATTATTCTTTGAAATCGTTGAACACTTTAAAAATGATAAAAGGATTTTTTTTAAATGGATTGGTGATGGTGAGAAACAAAATATTAAATATGATTTTAATAATGTTACCATAACAGGTTGGCTGAGTGAGCAGGAATTGAAAGATGAGTTGATTCAACTAGACTTATATCTATCAACATCACTTTGGGAGGGCCAACCATTCGCGGTAATAGAAGCTATGAATTACGGTAAATGTCTAGTTCTTAACAAATGTGTTGGCAATATAGATTTGGTTACAAATGAGGAGAACGGATATCTGTTTGAAACTAAAGATGAAGCGATTAATGTAATCACCAATTTGATAGAATCTCCTGCTAAAATTCAGGCGATGGGTGTTAATTCTAAAAAACGGTGCGAATCAAATCATAATTTTAAAACGATGGGAGACTTATATAATAAGGTTTATGAATCAATTGCTGTCAAAAATTAA
- a CDS encoding MraY family glycosyltransferase: protein MGGIPIYIGAAFSLIFWFSSNSTYNYLFSALTIFFIIGIRDDLIPMKPIYKLLGQLVPIIMVVLFSDIKLHSLYSLADVNFNIWLTLGISAFTLIVITNSFNLIDGIDGLSGTLGFIIIGSFGIWFYFAGVTNYAFICFSFIGGIAAFLMYNWHPSRIFMGDTGALMIGFLIGCLSISFININFNLNPGNEIKFSSSIATAICLLIVPLTDTLRIFILRVSRAKSPLHADNNHIHHALLELGLNHSQSTLILGGVNLLFIGLAIIGKGWNEYQLLFTCILLVLVLLFVLHRLVKAKTQKRTI from the coding sequence ATGGGTGGTATTCCAATATATATTGGAGCAGCCTTTTCCTTGATTTTCTGGTTTAGTTCGAACAGCACATACAATTACTTATTTAGCGCTCTCACAATATTTTTTATAATAGGTATAAGAGATGATCTCATTCCAATGAAGCCCATATACAAGCTTCTTGGGCAATTAGTACCTATAATAATGGTTGTTTTATTTTCTGATATTAAACTTCATTCGCTTTATTCATTGGCCGATGTGAATTTTAATATTTGGTTAACCTTAGGTATCAGCGCATTTACATTAATTGTGATAACCAATTCTTTTAATTTGATTGATGGGATTGATGGGCTGTCTGGAACATTAGGATTTATAATCATTGGATCCTTTGGTATATGGTTCTATTTTGCTGGAGTCACAAACTATGCCTTCATCTGTTTTTCGTTTATTGGTGGAATTGCAGCATTTTTAATGTATAATTGGCATCCTTCGAGGATATTCATGGGCGATACGGGAGCTCTTATGATTGGATTCCTTATTGGTTGTCTTTCTATATCTTTTATCAATATTAATTTTAACCTCAATCCTGGTAACGAAATTAAATTTTCAAGCTCAATCGCAACTGCGATTTGTTTATTAATTGTACCATTAACTGATACACTCAGAATATTCATTTTACGGGTATCTAGGGCCAAATCGCCTTTACATGCAGACAATAATCACATACATCATGCTTTGCTAGAATTGGGGCTAAATCACTCGCAATCAACATTAATACTAGGAGGCGTGAATCTTCTATTTATAGGGTTAGCTATTATTGGTAAAGGTTGGAATGAATATCAACTATTATTTACATGCATACTTTTAGTACTTGTACTTCTGTTTGTACTCCATAGATTAGTCAAAGCCAAGACACAGAAAAGAACTATTTAA
- a CDS encoding glycosyltransferase, translating into MTFWILTTEYPPLSGGGISTYCYHTGQMLLQEGHEVTVFIPDFTIKTKTIEVNAGVKLVKFRPDDSHFEYLGDESAQSLSFSEIIEEHAKEVGAPDFMEAQEYNGIAYFALQKKLLLSDYFQDTLFYITAHAPGFLYLDYNQAPLYEIPDYWTGEMEKSVLKSADLVISPSQYLIDKTDEYYDWSKQERTVIFNPYKQSDKPELDFTPFDIVFFGKLTPQKGCIELLSYFKRLWDQGFEHPLRLIGGGNHFFYPKMMDLSDHLRKTYKPYIDKRLLIFEGHINPEHINSRLKRAHIILVPSIIDNLPYTVLEAMSLGKIVLASDCGGHKELINTGENGFIFSHDKKGESFISNLKKILSLSKEAIASIGQNAIDTIESNCSYSTVYKRKFNYLLEKRSKSVNKIQFPFTETIELNTNQLKDYEGEKGKLTVVIPFFNMGNFINEAIDSVINSTYANKEILIIDDGSTDDHSIEVLKSIEQSGYAAVFRKENEGLSATRNYGATIAKGEFIAFLDADDKVTETYYEKAIGLIEKYNNISFVGCWASYFEKSDISWPSFNPEPPYLLVHNMINSSALIYRKKDFMAAGKNDSNMIYGMEDYESVINMVKNGFRGVAIPEKLWEYRIRKGSMAQSFNNYSKNYLYRLITKKHSGFYSRYASEIVNILNANGSGYLIENPTRVTRKPFPFANTKLMSLIKGNKFLRNIAKSIYRHIKR; encoded by the coding sequence ATGACCTTTTGGATACTTACAACAGAATACCCTCCTTTAAGCGGAGGTGGTATAAGCACATATTGCTATCACACCGGCCAAATGTTGCTGCAAGAAGGTCATGAAGTCACTGTTTTTATTCCGGATTTCACAATAAAAACAAAAACCATTGAAGTCAATGCTGGAGTTAAATTGGTTAAATTTCGCCCAGATGATTCTCATTTTGAATATCTCGGAGATGAATCAGCTCAGAGTTTGTCATTCTCGGAAATAATTGAAGAACATGCCAAAGAAGTTGGAGCGCCTGACTTTATGGAAGCTCAAGAATATAACGGTATCGCATACTTTGCTCTTCAAAAAAAGCTTTTATTATCCGATTATTTTCAAGACACTCTTTTCTACATTACGGCTCACGCACCAGGCTTTTTATACTTAGATTATAACCAAGCACCTTTATATGAAATACCTGACTACTGGACAGGTGAAATGGAAAAATCTGTATTAAAAAGTGCCGATTTGGTAATATCTCCTAGCCAATATTTAATTGATAAAACTGATGAGTACTACGATTGGTCTAAACAGGAACGGACTGTCATTTTCAACCCGTACAAACAATCTGATAAACCAGAATTAGATTTCACACCCTTCGATATTGTTTTCTTTGGAAAATTAACTCCACAAAAAGGATGTATTGAGCTTTTATCATATTTTAAGAGGCTATGGGATCAGGGCTTTGAACACCCTTTAAGATTAATTGGAGGAGGTAACCATTTCTTTTACCCAAAGATGATGGATCTGAGCGACCACTTGAGAAAAACGTATAAGCCATATATTGACAAACGGTTATTAATCTTTGAAGGGCATATTAACCCTGAGCATATTAATTCAAGGCTTAAAAGAGCTCATATTATTTTAGTACCAAGCATTATTGATAACCTGCCTTATACAGTTCTTGAGGCCATGTCTCTTGGTAAAATTGTGCTGGCTTCAGATTGCGGAGGCCATAAAGAATTAATAAATACTGGAGAAAATGGATTTATTTTTTCTCATGATAAGAAAGGTGAGAGTTTCATTTCAAATCTTAAAAAGATTCTTTCATTGAGCAAAGAGGCAATTGCTTCAATTGGCCAGAATGCAATAGATACTATTGAATCTAATTGTAGCTATTCGACTGTTTACAAGAGAAAGTTTAATTACCTATTAGAAAAAAGGTCGAAAAGCGTTAACAAGATTCAGTTTCCCTTCACAGAAACAATTGAGTTAAATACTAACCAGTTAAAGGATTATGAAGGTGAAAAAGGAAAATTAACTGTAGTCATTCCATTCTTTAATATGGGTAATTTTATTAATGAAGCTATTGACTCAGTTATTAACTCCACTTATGCGAATAAAGAAATTTTAATCATTGACGATGGGAGTACTGACGATCATAGTATTGAAGTATTAAAAAGTATTGAGCAATCCGGATATGCAGCAGTATTTCGGAAGGAGAACGAAGGACTAAGCGCGACTCGAAATTATGGAGCAACCATTGCTAAAGGCGAATTTATAGCTTTTCTTGATGCTGATGATAAAGTAACTGAAACATATTATGAAAAAGCTATTGGTCTGATTGAGAAATATAATAACATAAGCTTCGTTGGATGTTGGGCTTCATACTTTGAAAAAAGTGACATTAGTTGGCCCTCATTTAATCCTGAGCCTCCTTATTTATTAGTTCATAATATGATTAATAGTAGTGCATTAATTTATCGTAAAAAGGACTTTATGGCTGCTGGAAAAAATGACTCCAACATGATTTATGGCATGGAAGATTACGAAAGTGTTATTAATATGGTTAAAAATGGGTTTAGGGGAGTGGCAATACCTGAAAAATTATGGGAATATCGAATTAGGAAAGGGTCTATGGCTCAGTCTTTCAACAATTACTCGAAAAATTACTTGTATAGATTAATAACAAAAAAACATTCTGGATTTTACTCAAGATATGCATCGGAAATTGTTAATATTCTAAATGCAAATGGTTCTGGGTATTTAATTGAAAACCCTACAAGGGTAACTAGAAAGCCATTTCCCTTTGCTAATACTAAACTGATGTCGTTAATTAAAGGAAATAAATTTTTACGTAACATTGCAAAGTCTATATACAGACATATTAAACGTTAA
- a CDS encoding O-antigen ligase family protein, with protein MNQLLSKIKRNQVNFWLLSIAIIAFLFGQAKLANLLIIAMVVFWLIDKDLMSKIKNAFNKKATLFLISYFILTVLGLVHSYDLSEGFKFVEMRLLILLLPVVIVTVNFNEIQFKNIKKTFVYGCVAVLIFGLFNSTIEYWESGDSGFFFNDNLTSIVGIQAAYFAIIVNVSIILAVSFLLDNYKKYYLYPAILFLITCELLLATRISILTLALLVIIFMVYLGSKYKGKTTIPLLLTLLTLFVIGIMSFPQTYNRFKSMFSSFEYQFDNPNPVNHFNAEVSSENWNGLTLRLALWECGWEVIKTDFWLGVGTGDYESSFNAQLEKVNFKYAQAMNFGVHNQYLYTWISFGLFGLIIFIASIMGLFVLAYKNNNYVFILVLGAFCMAFLTENVLNRYYGILPFALLLSIIFYSKKTSD; from the coding sequence ATGAATCAATTGCTGTCAAAAATTAAGCGTAATCAGGTAAACTTCTGGTTATTGAGCATAGCCATAATAGCCTTTTTATTTGGACAAGCAAAGCTGGCCAATTTATTGATCATAGCTATGGTAGTTTTTTGGTTGATTGATAAAGATTTAATGAGTAAAATAAAAAATGCATTCAATAAGAAAGCAACTCTATTCTTAATATCCTACTTCATTCTTACTGTACTTGGTTTAGTTCATTCCTACGATTTAAGCGAAGGCTTTAAATTTGTAGAAATGAGGTTACTAATTCTACTATTACCAGTAGTAATTGTAACTGTCAATTTTAATGAAATACAATTTAAGAATATCAAGAAAACGTTTGTCTATGGTTGCGTTGCAGTTCTGATATTTGGATTGTTTAATTCAACGATTGAATATTGGGAATCTGGTGATTCAGGATTCTTCTTTAATGATAATCTTACATCGATAGTTGGTATTCAGGCAGCATATTTTGCTATTATTGTTAATGTTAGTATTATTCTTGCCGTTAGCTTTCTGTTAGATAATTATAAGAAGTATTATCTATATCCTGCGATACTATTTTTAATCACCTGTGAACTATTATTGGCAACAAGAATTTCTATACTAACTCTTGCCCTTCTAGTAATCATATTCATGGTGTATTTAGGCTCCAAATACAAAGGCAAAACAACTATACCATTACTATTGACACTTTTAACATTGTTTGTAATCGGTATAATGTCATTTCCCCAAACATACAATAGGTTTAAAAGTATGTTCAGCAGCTTTGAATATCAATTTGATAATCCAAACCCCGTAAATCATTTTAATGCCGAAGTAAGTTCAGAAAATTGGAATGGACTAACTCTTAGGCTTGCATTGTGGGAATGTGGTTGGGAGGTTATTAAGACTGATTTTTGGCTGGGAGTTGGAACTGGAGACTATGAATCTAGCTTTAATGCTCAGCTAGAAAAAGTAAATTTTAAATATGCGCAGGCTATGAACTTTGGTGTTCACAATCAATATCTCTACACTTGGATATCTTTTGGGTTATTCGGACTGATAATTTTTATAGCATCGATAATGGGTCTTTTTGTCTTAGCTTATAAAAACAATAATTATGTTTTTATACTCGTCCTAGGAGCCTTTTGCATGGCATTTTTAACAGAAAATGTTTTGAACAGGTATTATGGGATACTACCTTTTGCGCTGCTTCTTTCAATTATATTTTACTCAAAAAAGACTAGTGATTAG
- a CDS encoding glycosyltransferase: MIHIAVLLPHYNDPIGLSSTLESIDNGNYYLHLVIVDDGSLNFNTPKKSKIEAEFRAKGVKTKVHLLELESNKGVEHALNFGLEFIFDSLNVSYILRIDCGDLCINNRIQKQIEFLESNLEIDLVGSWVKYSDENSNYLYTLKLPVSHDLLLKRRFIRVPFIHSAVLIRYEAFKKIGLYSYEFKAAEDYEIFMRFINKGKTANIPEVLTEVKWRPYGISVKKRRKQLWNRLLLLFKYRDYSLYFFVGVLRVMILMLLPYSVLSRVKQRVYR; encoded by the coding sequence ATGATACACATAGCAGTTTTATTACCACATTATAATGATCCTATTGGGTTAAGTTCCACTTTAGAAAGTATTGATAATGGCAATTATTACCTGCACCTTGTTATTGTTGATGATGGTAGTTTGAATTTTAATACTCCTAAAAAGTCAAAAATAGAGGCGGAATTTAGAGCCAAAGGTGTTAAAACTAAGGTTCATTTATTGGAGTTGGAATCGAACAAGGGGGTTGAACACGCATTAAATTTTGGTTTAGAATTCATTTTCGATTCGTTAAATGTAAGTTATATTTTGAGAATCGATTGTGGTGATTTATGCATAAATAATCGAATTCAAAAACAAATAGAATTTTTGGAAAGTAATCTAGAAATAGATTTGGTGGGTTCCTGGGTTAAATATTCAGATGAGAATTCTAACTATTTGTACACATTGAAGCTACCTGTTAGTCATGATCTGTTGTTAAAAAGAAGGTTTATTAGAGTCCCATTTATTCATTCAGCTGTATTAATTAGATATGAAGCATTCAAAAAAATAGGTTTATACTCTTACGAGTTCAAAGCCGCTGAAGACTATGAAATATTTATGCGATTTATAAATAAGGGTAAAACGGCCAATATTCCTGAAGTTTTGACGGAGGTTAAATGGAGGCCCTATGGTATTTCAGTGAAAAAACGAAGAAAGCAATTATGGAATAGACTGTTGCTTTTGTTTAAGTATAGAGATTATAGTCTGTATTTTTTTGTAGGGGTTTTAAGGGTGATGATATTAATGCTACTTCCTTATTCTGTTCTGTCAAGGGTTAAACAAAGGGTGTATAGATGA